In Tachypleus tridentatus isolate NWPU-2018 chromosome 7, ASM421037v1, whole genome shotgun sequence, a genomic segment contains:
- the LOC143256213 gene encoding uncharacterized protein LOC143256213 isoform X1, with product MNVFRARVELLLAVCSMLSPLSKCVNVSGDNETRNRFIPAPPGQRPACAKPGLTYCEYVSNYPTDTIISVLTELSGESFNVSSVFFDESDGFQEPSELLSGHFRKSRSARPIIPIGDLQKTRKSSSKKCTLAPKVALTHRHKWRFISTHILTKQGVVEQKIPLIPCQKKDQSKLVVRFLVSLDPIGRLVLDRFFIPSCCSYLS from the exons ATGAATGTCTTTCGCGCAAGGGTAGAGCTCCTCCTAGCGGTCTGCAGTATGCTCAGTCCACTTAGCAAGTGTGTGAATGTTTCTGGTGATAACGAAACCAGGAATCGTTTTATTCCTGCTCCTCCAGGCCAGAGACCAGCTTGTGCAAAACCTGGGTTAACGTATTGTGAATACGTGAGCAACTATCCAAC AGACACCATAATATCTGTGTTAACAGAACTTTCGGGAGAAAGTTTCAATGTCTCATCAGTTTTTTTCGACGAAAGTGACGGGTTTCAAGAACCATCAGAACTGTTAAGTGGACACTTCAGGAAGTCAAGGTCAGCGAGGCCCATTATTCCGATTGGTGACcttcaaaaaacaagaaaatcatCTAGTAAGAAATGCACACTAGCACCAAAAGTGGCCCTCACTCACAGACACAAATGGCGTTTTATATCTACTCATATTCTAACAAAACAGGGCGTCGTGGAACAAAAAATACCTTTAATTCCGTGTCA GAAGAAAGACCAAAGCAAGCTGGTGGTTCGATTCCTGGTGAGTCTAGATCCCATAGGACGTCTGGTATTAGACCGTTTTTTTATCCCCTCCTGCTGCTCATATCTATCGTGA
- the LOC143256213 gene encoding uncharacterized protein LOC143256213 isoform X3 — MNVFRARVELLLAVCSMLSPLSKCVNVSGDNETRNRFIPAPPGQRPACAKPGLTYCEYVSNYPTDTIISVLTELSGESFNVSSVFFDESDGFQEPSELLSGHFRKSRKKDQSKLVVRFLVSLDPIGRLVLDRFFIPSCCSYLS; from the exons ATGAATGTCTTTCGCGCAAGGGTAGAGCTCCTCCTAGCGGTCTGCAGTATGCTCAGTCCACTTAGCAAGTGTGTGAATGTTTCTGGTGATAACGAAACCAGGAATCGTTTTATTCCTGCTCCTCCAGGCCAGAGACCAGCTTGTGCAAAACCTGGGTTAACGTATTGTGAATACGTGAGCAACTATCCAAC AGACACCATAATATCTGTGTTAACAGAACTTTCGGGAGAAAGTTTCAATGTCTCATCAGTTTTTTTCGACGAAAGTGACGGGTTTCAAGAACCATCAGAACTGTTAAGTGGACACTTCAGGAAGTCAAG GAAGAAAGACCAAAGCAAGCTGGTGGTTCGATTCCTGGTGAGTCTAGATCCCATAGGACGTCTGGTATTAGACCGTTTTTTTATCCCCTCCTGCTGCTCATATCTATCGTGA
- the LOC143256213 gene encoding uncharacterized protein LOC143256213 isoform X4 gives MNVFRARVELLLAVCSMLSPLSKCVNVSGDNETRNRFIPAPPGQRPACAKPGLTYCEYVSNYPTDTIISVLTELSGESFNVSSVFFDESDGFQEPSELLSGHFRKSRSARPIIPIGDLQKTRKSSRRKTKASWWFDSW, from the exons ATGAATGTCTTTCGCGCAAGGGTAGAGCTCCTCCTAGCGGTCTGCAGTATGCTCAGTCCACTTAGCAAGTGTGTGAATGTTTCTGGTGATAACGAAACCAGGAATCGTTTTATTCCTGCTCCTCCAGGCCAGAGACCAGCTTGTGCAAAACCTGGGTTAACGTATTGTGAATACGTGAGCAACTATCCAAC AGACACCATAATATCTGTGTTAACAGAACTTTCGGGAGAAAGTTTCAATGTCTCATCAGTTTTTTTCGACGAAAGTGACGGGTTTCAAGAACCATCAGAACTGTTAAGTGGACACTTCAGGAAGTCAAGGTCAGCGAGGCCCATTATTCCGATTGGTGACcttcaaaaaacaagaaaatcatCTA GAAGAAAGACCAAAGCAAGCTGGTGGTTCGATTCCTGGTGA
- the LOC143256213 gene encoding uncharacterized protein LOC143256213 isoform X2: protein MNVFRARVELLLAVCSMLSPLSKCVNVSGDNETRNRFIPAPPGQRPACAKPGLTYCEYVSNYPTDTIISVLTELSGESFNVSSVFFDESDGFQEPSELLSGHFRKSRSARPIIPIGDLQKTRKSSSKKCTLAPKVALTHRHKWRFISTHILTKQGVVEQKIPLIP from the exons ATGAATGTCTTTCGCGCAAGGGTAGAGCTCCTCCTAGCGGTCTGCAGTATGCTCAGTCCACTTAGCAAGTGTGTGAATGTTTCTGGTGATAACGAAACCAGGAATCGTTTTATTCCTGCTCCTCCAGGCCAGAGACCAGCTTGTGCAAAACCTGGGTTAACGTATTGTGAATACGTGAGCAACTATCCAAC AGACACCATAATATCTGTGTTAACAGAACTTTCGGGAGAAAGTTTCAATGTCTCATCAGTTTTTTTCGACGAAAGTGACGGGTTTCAAGAACCATCAGAACTGTTAAGTGGACACTTCAGGAAGTCAAGGTCAGCGAGGCCCATTATTCCGATTGGTGACcttcaaaaaacaagaaaatcatCTAGTAAGAAATGCACACTAGCACCAAAAGTGGCCCTCACTCACAGACACAAATGGCGTTTTATATCTACTCATATTCTAACAAAACAGGGCGTCGTGGAACAAAAAATACCTTTAATTCCGT GA